The following coding sequences are from one Candidatus Eisenbacteria bacterium window:
- the gap gene encoding type I glyceraldehyde-3-phosphate dehydrogenase translates to MSVHVGIMGFGRIGRNAFRIIQQSHPEIDVVAIVDVADPKALEYLLRFDTVHGKFSEPISVKGNAMYHRARQIKMLTAREPGEVSWKDLGVEIVIEATGKYRYRPMLEKHLDAGARKVVLTVPPRDEIDAVIVMGVNDHILTPEHRIVSAGSCTSNCLAPIARVLNDAFGIEKGLMTTVHAYTNDQRLADVPHEDLRRSRAAAENIIPTTTWAPQAVERILPELAGRLGGIAINVPVPDGSVIDLVTLMRRPVTAEEVNEVVKSAAQSVYKNIIEYTEEPIVSSDVIGNSHSAIFDSLSTSVLGGDLLKTIAWYDNGWGYATRVVEMVERLAKL, encoded by the coding sequence ATGAGCGTTCATGTCGGAATCATGGGATTCGGGCGGATCGGGAGGAACGCCTTCCGCATCATCCAGCAGAGCCATCCGGAGATCGATGTCGTCGCCATCGTCGATGTCGCGGACCCGAAGGCTCTCGAGTACCTGCTCCGCTTCGATACGGTCCATGGCAAGTTCTCCGAGCCGATTTCGGTGAAGGGGAACGCGATGTACCACCGCGCCCGGCAGATCAAGATGCTGACCGCGCGGGAGCCCGGCGAGGTGAGCTGGAAAGACCTCGGCGTCGAGATCGTCATCGAGGCCACGGGCAAGTACCGATACCGTCCCATGCTCGAGAAGCACCTCGACGCGGGCGCGCGCAAGGTCGTCCTGACGGTGCCCCCGCGGGACGAGATCGATGCCGTCATCGTCATGGGGGTGAATGATCACATCCTGACTCCGGAGCATCGGATCGTGTCCGCCGGGTCGTGCACGTCGAATTGCCTGGCGCCGATCGCGCGCGTCCTGAACGACGCCTTCGGGATCGAGAAGGGGCTCATGACGACGGTCCACGCCTACACGAACGACCAGCGGCTCGCCGACGTTCCGCACGAGGATCTGCGCCGCAGCCGGGCGGCCGCCGAGAACATCATCCCGACAACGACCTGGGCGCCGCAGGCGGTCGAGCGCATCCTGCCGGAACTCGCGGGACGCCTGGGCGGAATCGCGATCAACGTTCCGGTTCCGGACGGCTCGGTCATCGACCTCGTGACCTTGATGAGGCGGCCCGTGACGGCGGAGGAAGTCAACGAGGTCGTCAAGAGCGCGGCCCAGTCGGTCTACAAGAACATCATCGAGTATACCGAGGAGCCTATCGTCTCGAGCGATGTGATCGGCAACTCCCACTCGGCGATCTTCGACTCCCTTTCGACCAGCGTCCTGGGCGGCGACCTTCTCAAGACGATCGCCTGGTACGACAACGGCTGGGGATACGCGACCCGCGTCGTCGAAATGGTCGAGAGGCTGGCAAAGCTGTGA
- the gap gene encoding type I glyceraldehyde-3-phosphate dehydrogenase, translating into MKSRIAINGFGRIGRAIFRLLADANDLEVVAVNDIAPNVALGYLLKYDTVMGRFRGEVAIDGDTMHAGGHKVRMFEIRDLADLPWKREGIDFVIEATGRFRDRASLEKHILAGARAVILTVPAKDEIDATIVVGVNDDQLKPEHRIVSNASCTTNCLAPIAKILNDSFGIERGFMTTVHAYTNDQRLADVPHSDFRRSRAAAENIIPTTTGAARAVGKVLPELKGKLDGIAMRVPVPDGSTVDLVTVMSRPVTAEGVNEAVRKAAEGPLKTIVEYADGAIVSSDVIGNPHSAIFDAALTGVVGGTYLKTVAWYDNEWGYSCRVVDLLRKMMKLSQ; encoded by the coding sequence ATGAAGTCTCGCATCGCGATCAACGGTTTCGGACGCATCGGACGGGCGATCTTCCGCCTTCTCGCGGACGCGAACGACCTGGAGGTCGTCGCGGTCAACGACATCGCTCCCAATGTCGCTCTCGGCTACCTCCTCAAGTACGACACGGTGATGGGCCGCTTTCGCGGGGAAGTTGCGATCGACGGCGACACCATGCACGCCGGCGGACACAAGGTGCGGATGTTCGAGATCCGCGACCTGGCCGATCTTCCCTGGAAGAGAGAGGGGATCGACTTCGTCATCGAGGCGACGGGGAGGTTCCGGGACCGGGCGTCTCTGGAGAAGCACATCCTGGCAGGAGCCCGCGCGGTCATCCTCACGGTGCCGGCGAAGGATGAGATCGACGCGACGATCGTCGTGGGCGTGAACGACGATCAACTCAAGCCGGAGCACCGGATCGTCTCGAACGCCTCCTGCACGACCAACTGCCTCGCCCCGATCGCCAAGATCCTCAATGACTCGTTCGGGATCGAGAGGGGCTTCATGACGACCGTGCACGCCTACACGAACGACCAGCGTCTCGCCGACGTCCCGCACTCGGACTTCAGGCGCAGCCGGGCCGCCGCGGAGAACATCATTCCCACGACGACGGGCGCCGCCCGCGCCGTCGGCAAGGTGCTCCCGGAGCTGAAGGGGAAGCTCGACGGCATCGCGATGCGGGTGCCCGTGCCGGACGGCTCAACGGTCGATCTCGTCACGGTGATGAGCAGGCCCGTCACCGCCGAGGGCGTGAACGAAGCCGTGCGCAAGGCCGCGGAAGGCCCCCTGAAGACGATCGTCGAGTATGCCGACGGCGCGATCGTCTCGAGCGACGTGATCGGCAATCCGCACTCCGCGATCTTCGATGCCGCCCTCACGGGCGTCGTCGGAGGCACCTACCTCAAGACCGTGGCCTGGTACGACAACGAGTGGGGCTACTCCTGCCGCGTGGTCGATCTGCTGCGGAAGATGATGAAGCTGTCCCAGTAG